The Candidatus Binataceae bacterium DNA segment CTGGTCGACGACCGAGGTGCACCACTGCCGCTCGAGATGGCGGTGAGCGAGTTCACCGACCGCGACGGCCTGAGGCGAGCGCTAGCTGGAATCGAGGTAGCGTTCCTCGCGCTCGGCAGCAGCCTGCAGCAGGTGGACCTTGAGCAACGCTTCATCGACG contains these protein-coding regions:
- a CDS encoding NAD(P)H-binding protein, with protein sequence MPKVLIAAAGGRVARRVAAALCARSEPPRALVRNASKARGVLVDDRGAPLPLEMAVSEFTDRDGLRRALAGIEVAFLALGSSLQQVDLEQRFID